The Spirosoma foliorum genome has a window encoding:
- the terL gene encoding phage terminase large subunit has translation MVDELNIKEWKFNRLNTQESLLNHTRYFFKELYGRKFVVNSHHEAVCELLDRVIKGEVTKVMINIAPRYGKTEIAVKNFISHGLALNPASKYIHLSYSDDLALDNSEGVKAIVEHEAYQALFPEVQIKKDSKAKKKWYTTAGGGVYATSTAGQVTGFGAGHVDKEEDEEEFLSELDSLLNQIGINTGFGGALVIDDPIKPEDADSEDRRNRINARYDSTIKNRVNSRRTPIILMGQRTHDNDLCGYLLKNEPGEWTVLSLPCIQEDSNGGQYALWPFKHKLSELITLRTQNPVVFERQMQQNPTPAEGFLYDRPFKTYEVIPVTVKKPIRKNYTDTADEGSDFLCSIDYIETDTAMYVTDILFTQASMETTETQTAKMVWGDEVDVCRVESNNGGKGFQRNVEKQVRLLGNLRMRFVWFHQGENKYARIFTNSNTVLNLIHFPKDWEARWPKFAQQVKTYMAVGKNAHDDAPDTLTGMVEFFGKDKSERVFL, from the coding sequence ATGGTTGATGAACTCAATATAAAGGAGTGGAAATTCAATAGACTCAATACACAAGAGAGCCTATTGAATCATACCCGCTACTTTTTTAAAGAGCTATATGGTCGAAAGTTTGTCGTTAACTCACACCACGAGGCTGTTTGTGAGCTATTAGATCGAGTTATTAAAGGTGAGGTAACTAAGGTGATGATTAACATTGCTCCACGATATGGAAAAACGGAGATTGCTGTAAAGAATTTTATATCTCATGGCCTAGCCCTCAATCCAGCCTCTAAGTACATTCACCTGTCCTACTCGGATGACCTGGCGCTGGATAACTCCGAAGGGGTAAAAGCTATCGTTGAACACGAAGCCTATCAAGCCCTTTTTCCTGAAGTTCAGATCAAGAAAGATTCCAAAGCCAAAAAGAAATGGTATACTACTGCTGGAGGTGGTGTTTATGCGACCTCAACAGCTGGCCAGGTGACTGGTTTCGGGGCGGGTCACGTTGACAAGGAAGAAGATGAGGAAGAGTTTTTAAGTGAACTGGACTCACTGTTAAATCAAATAGGCATTAATACCGGTTTTGGTGGCGCATTAGTTATTGATGACCCCATTAAACCTGAAGACGCTGACAGCGAAGACCGTCGAAATCGAATCAATGCTCGGTATGACAGCACCATCAAGAATCGCGTTAACTCCCGTCGCACTCCCATAATATTGATGGGTCAGCGCACTCATGATAATGATCTGTGTGGCTATTTGCTGAAAAATGAACCTGGAGAATGGACTGTGCTAAGTCTGCCTTGCATTCAGGAAGATAGCAATGGCGGACAGTATGCCTTGTGGCCATTCAAGCACAAATTAAGTGAACTGATAACCCTTCGTACTCAAAACCCTGTCGTCTTCGAGCGGCAGATGCAGCAAAATCCAACACCCGCCGAAGGATTTCTCTACGACCGTCCATTCAAGACTTACGAGGTTATTCCTGTAACGGTTAAGAAGCCAATTCGTAAGAACTATACCGATACGGCTGATGAGGGTTCTGATTTTTTGTGCTCTATAGATTACATCGAAACCGACACGGCCATGTACGTAACAGATATTCTCTTTACACAGGCAAGCATGGAGACTACCGAAACCCAAACGGCTAAAATGGTATGGGGAGATGAAGTGGATGTGTGCCGGGTTGAATCTAATAACGGGGGTAAAGGCTTTCAGCGCAATGTTGAAAAACAGGTTCGTCTGCTGGGTAATCTACGCATGCGCTTTGTGTGGTTCCATCAGGGCGAGAATAAATACGCTCGCATATTCACCAATTCCAATACCGTCCTTAACCTAATTCACTTCCCGAAAGATTGGGAAGCCCGTTGGCCAAAATTTGCCCAGCAAGTAAAGACGTATATGGCGGTAGGTAAGAATGCCCATGACGATGCTCCGGATACCTTGACGGGCATGGTCGAGTTTTTTGGTAAAGATAAATCTGAACGCGTATTCCTGTAA
- a CDS encoding phage portal protein: protein MSLFSSLSLAASKAAKPPKPTNREITRDVLGDGKIKILNGQVTLYGDGTETLIRNSYMANADLYAIVRYIVNKALRAKYFNYKVVDEKALADYRMLKGPGSNEASLKEARKVRTKALVNTVNPGIDALLTKPNPSQSFKVLTEAAVAYKLLTGERFLQRIEGLSPVTRLFILPPTQMEVKTGDKYLEIESYLYRPTQSELTPQEIIFSKMFHPAMGGYGDELRGLSPLRVMALQIQKSNEGILSGLRQYQNAGPPGLLSLTDDEVPLSPEQSEQYEARLARRNGSNNRGRINITGMHAEWVALGLSPVDLDILQSGVFDLRAMCRAYGLDSKLFNDNAASTMNNQTDAGKAAIVNAVIPAVEDWGDDLNTMIEPFNVKGERNYIDADVTHFPELADDLDKVMDRMIKGPFKPNQILEAMHYEADPNPLMDEVWMPNDKTPLSQFSPDAPPVKNDNTY, encoded by the coding sequence ATGAGCCTATTTTCTTCCCTTTCCCTGGCTGCCAGTAAAGCTGCTAAGCCACCCAAGCCAACAAACCGGGAAATCACCCGCGATGTGCTTGGCGATGGTAAAATCAAGATCCTCAACGGGCAGGTGACGTTATATGGCGATGGCACGGAAACCCTGATTCGCAATAGCTACATGGCCAATGCGGACTTGTATGCCATTGTTCGCTATATCGTCAACAAGGCCCTTCGCGCCAAGTATTTTAACTACAAGGTCGTTGATGAAAAGGCGCTGGCCGACTACCGGATGCTTAAAGGCCCAGGCTCTAATGAAGCCAGCCTGAAAGAAGCCCGTAAGGTACGGACAAAAGCCCTGGTGAACACGGTAAATCCGGGTATTGATGCTTTACTGACCAAGCCCAACCCGAGCCAAAGTTTCAAAGTGCTTACCGAAGCGGCTGTGGCATATAAATTACTGACGGGTGAGCGGTTCCTGCAACGCATTGAGGGACTAAGTCCAGTAACACGCCTATTCATCCTACCCCCTACGCAGATGGAGGTAAAAACGGGCGATAAGTATCTGGAAATTGAAAGTTACCTCTACCGGCCCACGCAAAGCGAATTAACGCCACAAGAAATTATCTTCTCCAAAATGTTTCACCCCGCCATGGGTGGCTATGGGGATGAGCTACGGGGGCTATCCCCCCTGCGCGTCATGGCGCTACAGATTCAGAAATCGAACGAGGGCATTCTATCGGGTCTGCGGCAGTATCAAAACGCAGGTCCTCCAGGGTTGTTATCGCTGACGGATGATGAGGTGCCGCTTTCACCCGAACAGTCGGAGCAGTACGAAGCCAGATTGGCCCGTCGTAACGGCTCTAACAACCGGGGACGTATCAACATTACCGGTATGCACGCCGAATGGGTCGCCCTGGGCCTTTCGCCCGTTGATTTGGATATCCTACAATCGGGTGTATTTGATCTTCGAGCCATGTGTAGGGCTTATGGGCTGGACAGTAAGCTGTTTAACGATAACGCAGCCTCGACCATGAACAACCAGACCGATGCGGGCAAGGCGGCTATTGTGAACGCGGTTATACCTGCCGTTGAGGATTGGGGGGATGACTTAAACACTATGATTGAGCCGTTTAACGTGAAGGGCGAACGTAACTACATTGATGCCGACGTGACGCACTTCCCCGAACTGGCCGATGATCTGGACAAGGTAATGGATCGCATGATAAAGGGGCCGTTTAAGCCCAACCAGATATTGGAGGCTATGCACTATGAGGCCGACCCCAACCCGTTAATGGATGAGGTCTGGATGCCAAACGATAAAACGCCATTGTCTCAGTTTAGCCCCGACGCACCACCAGTAAAAAATGATAATACGTACTGA
- a CDS encoding RNA ligase family protein, whose translation MFIGYQHLERFGTTEVAQIELGECYVFPKIDGTNASLWFRDENLQAGSRNRHLTLEKDNAGFFAWALEQPNLLEYFKCFPNHRLFGEWLVPHSLKTYRQNAWRRFYVFDVAIDKEESDLLHEGDSRLNYLHYEIYKPGLDEFGIDYIPPISKIRNANYEQLVDQLSKNVFLVDDGKGVGEGIVIKNYAFRNKYNRQTWAKIITSEFKEQHAKVMGASSLEGKRLVEEEIVEKYVTVALCEKVLAKIELEAQGWSSKMIPRLLNTVFYDLVRENSWEFIKEHKNPSINFSTLHHLTIMKVKSSLPHLF comes from the coding sequence ATGTTTATCGGCTATCAGCATCTTGAACGGTTCGGCACCACCGAAGTAGCACAAATTGAATTAGGTGAGTGTTATGTATTTCCCAAGATCGACGGAACGAACGCGTCATTATGGTTCAGGGATGAAAATTTACAGGCCGGTTCTCGTAATAGACACCTGACGCTTGAAAAGGACAATGCTGGATTCTTTGCCTGGGCTCTTGAGCAACCTAACCTACTCGAATATTTCAAATGCTTTCCCAACCATCGTTTGTTCGGCGAATGGCTTGTTCCTCATAGCTTAAAGACCTACCGACAGAACGCTTGGCGTCGTTTCTACGTGTTCGATGTAGCGATTGACAAAGAGGAGTCAGACCTACTTCATGAAGGTGATAGTAGATTGAATTACCTACACTATGAAATCTACAAGCCGGGCCTGGATGAGTTTGGTATTGATTACATTCCTCCAATCAGCAAAATCAGAAACGCTAACTATGAGCAGCTGGTCGACCAATTATCGAAAAACGTTTTTTTAGTCGATGATGGAAAAGGTGTCGGCGAGGGTATTGTTATCAAGAACTATGCGTTTCGTAATAAATACAATCGTCAAACGTGGGCTAAAATCATTACCTCTGAATTTAAAGAACAACACGCCAAAGTGATGGGCGCGAGTTCCCTTGAAGGGAAGCGATTGGTTGAGGAGGAGATTGTAGAAAAATACGTTACTGTTGCTCTATGTGAAAAGGTGCTGGCTAAAATCGAATTGGAAGCTCAGGGTTGGTCAAGTAAGATGATTCCGCGTTTGCTGAATACTGTCTTTTATGATTTGGTTAGAGAAAATAGTTGGGAGTTCATCAAAGAGCATAAGAATCCATCTATCAATTTCAGTACGCTTCATCACCTGACTATCATGAAGGTGAAAAGTAGCCTGCCACACTTATTTTAG
- a CDS encoding polysaccharide deacetylase family protein, translating into MSFFLHKSNFLLRTVYPECWWKIEDESEPTIYLTFDDGPIPEVTEFVLGQLDKFSAQATFFCIGDNVRKHRDMLYKVLEAGHMVGNHTFNHLNGWKTDDAVYLENIQKCQEHLGVETSLFRPPYGRIKKTQAAQVMENYSIVMWDVLTGDFDRNLPAEVCLKKTIQYTKPGSIVVFHDSLKAWPTMRKVLPRMLAHFSERGYSFRAVPQPVYAGY; encoded by the coding sequence TTGTCTTTTTTTCTGCATAAGTCAAACTTTCTACTTCGAACAGTCTATCCTGAATGCTGGTGGAAGATCGAAGATGAGTCCGAACCGACAATCTATCTGACGTTCGACGATGGACCTATTCCCGAGGTTACAGAGTTTGTGCTGGGGCAATTGGATAAATTCTCGGCTCAGGCAACGTTTTTCTGCATTGGCGACAACGTTCGTAAGCACCGGGATATGCTTTACAAAGTACTCGAAGCGGGGCATATGGTCGGCAATCATACGTTTAACCATCTGAATGGCTGGAAAACAGATGATGCGGTTTATCTGGAAAATATCCAAAAATGCCAGGAGCACTTAGGGGTAGAAACATCGCTGTTTCGCCCACCCTACGGGCGAATTAAAAAGACACAGGCTGCCCAGGTTATGGAAAATTATTCCATCGTTATGTGGGATGTTCTTACGGGTGATTTCGACCGTAATCTGCCTGCTGAGGTGTGCCTGAAAAAAACAATTCAATACACCAAACCCGGTTCTATTGTGGTGTTTCATGATAGCCTGAAGGCCTGGCCTACTATGCGAAAAGTGTTGCCCCGAATGCTGGCTCATTTTTCGGAACGAGGCTATTCGTTCCGGGCTGTTCCCCAACCTGTTTATGCTGGATATTAA
- a CDS encoding asparaginase, producing MNYRTIHINPTSVKSSRSSVLVIYTGGTFGMVYDTKASQLVPFDFERVLDRLPELNRLDFDITLLTLPEIIDSSNMKPDAWVELARIIQTNYDQYTSFVILHGTDTMSYTASALSFMLDGLNKPVILTGAQLPIGVARSDARENFITALEIAAAVDTDAEGNKCPVVSEVCVYFNSLLLRGNRSTKRESVQFNAFASENYPHLATAGVRIDYNRPFIRAYQPDQSLIIRTALDSSVTILKLFPGITQAVVESIVNIPNLRGIVLETFGAGNAPTDSWFLDTLKEAIDRGVLVFNVSQCEGGRVTQGQYQTSKQLLQIGVVSGADITTEAAITKLMVLLGRESDRGVAASIRLRTLLAEPISGEMSE from the coding sequence ATGAATTATAGAACCATTCACATTAATCCAACCTCGGTCAAAAGCTCTCGTTCGTCTGTATTAGTCATTTATACTGGCGGTACATTTGGGATGGTTTATGATACAAAAGCCAGTCAGCTTGTTCCGTTCGATTTTGAGCGAGTACTTGACCGTTTACCTGAACTAAATCGGCTTGACTTTGATATAACACTGTTGACCCTGCCCGAGATCATTGACTCGTCGAATATGAAGCCCGATGCATGGGTTGAATTGGCGCGTATTATTCAGACGAATTACGACCAGTATACCAGCTTTGTTATTCTGCATGGCACCGATACGATGTCTTATACCGCATCGGCATTGAGTTTTATGCTGGATGGGCTTAATAAACCCGTTATTCTTACTGGCGCGCAACTGCCAATTGGGGTAGCCCGAAGCGATGCACGTGAGAATTTTATCACAGCGCTTGAAATTGCAGCGGCTGTAGATACCGATGCTGAGGGGAATAAATGCCCGGTTGTGTCGGAGGTGTGTGTGTATTTTAACTCCCTACTGTTACGAGGGAATCGGTCTACGAAGCGGGAAAGTGTTCAATTTAACGCCTTTGCTTCGGAAAATTACCCTCACCTGGCTACAGCAGGTGTTCGTATTGATTATAACCGACCATTCATCCGTGCTTACCAGCCCGACCAGTCGCTTATCATAAGAACTGCACTGGATTCGAGCGTAACGATTCTGAAACTCTTTCCAGGCATTACACAGGCGGTCGTCGAATCGATTGTAAACATCCCTAATTTGCGCGGAATAGTACTTGAAACTTTCGGGGCGGGTAATGCCCCTACCGATAGCTGGTTTTTGGATACCCTCAAAGAAGCTATTGATCGGGGAGTATTGGTCTTCAATGTGTCGCAATGCGAAGGAGGGCGTGTTACACAAGGGCAGTACCAAACCAGCAAGCAACTTCTGCAAATTGGCGTGGTCAGTGGCGCTGATATTACGACTGAAGCCGCAATTACCAAGCTTATGGTGTTACTCGGTCGTGAAAGTGACCGTGGAGTAGCTGCATCAATCCGTTTACGAACCCTTCTGGCTGAACCGATTAGCGGTGAAATGAGCGAATAG
- a CDS encoding glycosyltransferase family 2 protein: MLDINQPVSNRPSSSILIAARNEEAAIQECLSAIDQLKFSPGTVEVVIGDDQSTDQTAERTTQFIDNHPDFRLISITQTVPGLAGKANVLAQLVRQTQGEILFFTDADTQVPPSWLAEMSRQFNGNVGVVTGVTLPEGPRLFHKLQKIDWLYNLTLTHLVSSVGIPITAMGNNMAVSRQAYDAVGGYESIPFSVTEDYALFEAIIRQGYGFRNLLDERVLAHTKPVETVSAFLQQRKRWMRGATSLPIWMVSLLYLQYLAAPLLVGLAFVAPVLALGLYLVKLFIQTMVLSFGLSRLKQTKLWPYALLFEIYQLIVGPISVVFYLLPTTVEWKGRTYN, from the coding sequence ATGCTGGATATTAACCAGCCTGTCTCAAATCGACCGTCAAGTAGTATCCTGATTGCTGCTCGTAATGAAGAGGCAGCGATTCAGGAGTGTCTTTCGGCGATTGATCAACTTAAGTTTAGTCCCGGTACCGTTGAGGTGGTAATTGGCGATGATCAGTCTACCGATCAAACGGCCGAACGGACAACTCAGTTTATCGACAACCATCCTGATTTTCGATTAATCTCTATTACACAAACCGTTCCTGGATTAGCGGGAAAGGCGAATGTGTTGGCTCAGCTGGTGCGCCAGACACAGGGAGAAATCTTGTTTTTCACCGATGCTGATACGCAGGTTCCGCCGAGCTGGCTTGCCGAAATGAGCCGACAGTTTAACGGAAATGTGGGCGTTGTTACTGGCGTTACCTTACCCGAAGGCCCACGACTATTTCATAAACTGCAAAAAATCGACTGGCTCTATAATTTGACGCTAACCCATTTAGTGAGTAGTGTGGGGATTCCCATTACCGCAATGGGCAATAATATGGCCGTGAGTCGGCAAGCGTACGATGCCGTTGGAGGATATGAGTCGATTCCGTTCTCAGTAACGGAAGACTACGCGCTCTTTGAGGCCATCATTCGGCAAGGTTATGGATTCCGAAATTTACTGGATGAGCGGGTCTTGGCTCATACTAAGCCCGTTGAGACTGTTTCAGCTTTCCTGCAGCAGCGTAAACGATGGATGCGGGGCGCAACCAGTTTACCAATCTGGATGGTTAGCCTGTTATACCTGCAATACCTGGCCGCTCCACTGTTAGTCGGGCTGGCTTTTGTTGCCCCCGTGTTGGCTTTAGGCCTGTATCTGGTCAAATTGTTCATCCAAACGATGGTACTTTCGTTTGGATTAAGTCGTCTGAAGCAAACCAAGTTGTGGCCGTATGCGTTGCTTTTTGAGATTTACCAACTCATCGTCGGGCCAATATCGGTCGTCTTCTACCTGTTACCTACGACGGTTGAGTGGAAAGGACGAACCTATAATTAG
- a CDS encoding phage minor head protein, producing the protein MTLAQATTYHRQYLRWHVQQERFAVRVVMARFRQLAGSLIHTLNAGTPATLAGMIDVIVSTQAHNSILSTIYTAVGVNAAQREYERLLPQAKSAGVPMLTKDKDPSIPSLTPQSPKPSGNLTIAFYSQQWRSKMAELARSSETAARITKMTEKTRDLIRNVLADAGANGWSIAKIAKGIRNVVADKARALLIARTETTLAASAGHEAGAMTTLLRLEKKWIATADTRTRDAHLAMLNAKPVPRDGVFMVGGRQMKFPGDPNGGPENCCNCRCTLAYIPARNYLDN; encoded by the coding sequence ATGACCCTCGCCCAAGCCACCACCTACCACCGTCAATACCTCCGCTGGCATGTCCAACAGGAGCGTTTTGCCGTGCGTGTCGTGATGGCTCGGTTCCGGCAATTAGCAGGCTCGTTAATACATACCTTAAACGCGGGTACACCCGCCACGTTAGCAGGCATGATTGACGTTATTGTGTCCACGCAGGCTCACAATTCAATCCTGAGTACCATTTACACCGCCGTGGGCGTAAACGCGGCACAGCGCGAATATGAGCGCTTGTTGCCACAAGCCAAAAGCGCAGGGGTGCCGATGCTGACCAAAGACAAAGACCCAAGTATTCCCTCTTTAACCCCACAATCGCCCAAACCATCGGGTAACCTTACGATCGCTTTCTACTCTCAGCAATGGCGTAGTAAAATGGCGGAACTCGCCCGAAGCAGCGAAACGGCGGCCCGCATTACCAAAATGACGGAGAAAACCCGTGATCTGATTCGAAACGTACTGGCCGACGCAGGGGCGAACGGCTGGAGTATTGCCAAAATCGCCAAGGGTATTCGTAATGTAGTAGCGGATAAAGCTCGTGCATTACTGATTGCCCGAACGGAAACGACATTAGCGGCTAGTGCAGGCCACGAAGCGGGGGCCATGACAACATTGCTCCGGCTGGAAAAGAAATGGATTGCTACGGCCGACACCCGGACGCGTGACGCGCATCTGGCCATGCTGAACGCGAAGCCCGTGCCGAGGGATGGGGTATTTATGGTTGGCGGAAGGCAAATGAAATTTCCAGGTGACCCCAATGGTGGCCCAGAAAATTGCTGCAATTGCAGATGTACATTAGCCTATATTCCCGCTAGAAATTATTTGGATAACTAG
- a CDS encoding terminase small subunit: MPAPKGNKYALGNQGGRPPIYSSVEDLATNIEAYFTYCEGESHEEERTEKKKQKNPTTKKMETVEVKTMVTVWDRDPERPTWTNLALFLGFESRKTLHDYSQKEEFSYPIKRALTIIESIYEDALMSQGPTGAIFALKNLGWTDSKEVTGKDGGPIQHSHTLTPEDVAAFSAKFNKTY, encoded by the coding sequence ATGCCAGCACCGAAGGGGAATAAGTATGCATTAGGCAATCAGGGAGGGCGACCACCGATCTACAGCAGTGTAGAGGATTTGGCGACTAACATCGAAGCCTATTTTACTTATTGTGAGGGGGAGAGTCACGAGGAAGAACGGACAGAGAAGAAAAAGCAGAAAAACCCAACCACCAAAAAGATGGAAACGGTTGAGGTGAAAACTATGGTCACGGTTTGGGATCGTGACCCAGAGCGGCCAACATGGACGAATTTAGCCTTGTTTTTGGGGTTTGAATCAAGAAAAACCCTGCATGACTACTCACAGAAGGAAGAGTTTAGTTACCCGATTAAAAGGGCCCTTACAATCATTGAGAGTATATATGAAGATGCCCTCATGTCACAGGGACCAACGGGGGCCATATTTGCCTTGAAAAATCTTGGATGGACTGATAGTAAGGAAGTTACGGGTAAAGATGGTGGACCAATCCAACATTCGCACACGCTTACACCTGAGGACGTTGCCGCATTCTCCGCCAAATTCAATAAGACTTATTAA
- a CDS encoding site-specific integrase — protein sequence MTNTMHINFYFRPSTVDDTIGSIYVQVTINKERVVLGAVTSVSGLRLPKVMMIKAKHWDAKEQRVRRVSDQALVINKAIGKCEEKLNKLYAQHEGFDITMNGRQLKLLFFGETRVRPTLPLLMDAFIKDRTDKRGNENTIATYQFKFRPFTAFLTKFNYLNLPAEEFTPELLENYKTYLMVDRKNSDRTADKSRQVVKTILLWAAGTGLIKINPLLNTRIRVDKTPNLECLSQEEVQIVRSAPLMPQLRAIADCFIFACYTGLAYQDLKDLSPENLQVKEGKRCIVGNRNKTGTEYIVPVTPIVNELMVKYNGVKLPLPSNQRYNTYLKDIMFLLGIKKRITTHTARKTFADWCINEIMMSDEATIVAMGQKDPKELTPYRKIKSKRLISEFPKDLLME from the coding sequence ATGACCAACACCATGCACATAAATTTCTATTTTCGACCATCTACGGTTGACGATACGATAGGATCAATCTACGTTCAGGTAACAATCAATAAAGAGCGTGTTGTTTTGGGGGCTGTCACCTCTGTGTCGGGGCTACGACTACCCAAAGTGATGATGATAAAAGCCAAGCATTGGGACGCCAAAGAACAACGCGTTCGCCGGGTATCCGATCAGGCGTTAGTCATAAATAAAGCCATTGGCAAGTGCGAAGAAAAGCTAAATAAACTATATGCCCAGCATGAAGGCTTTGATATCACCATGAATGGGAGACAGCTAAAGCTCTTGTTTTTTGGTGAAACCAGAGTCCGACCGACCTTGCCGTTACTGATGGATGCTTTCATCAAGGATCGAACTGACAAACGAGGCAATGAGAACACAATTGCAACATATCAGTTTAAGTTTCGTCCGTTTACCGCCTTCCTGACAAAATTCAATTACTTGAATCTTCCCGCAGAAGAATTCACTCCCGAATTACTGGAGAATTATAAGACCTATCTGATGGTAGATCGGAAAAATTCGGATCGGACGGCCGACAAATCGCGCCAGGTTGTCAAAACAATTTTGTTGTGGGCTGCCGGTACTGGACTTATCAAAATTAACCCTTTGCTCAATACCCGCATTCGGGTAGATAAAACCCCAAACCTGGAATGTCTTAGCCAGGAGGAGGTGCAGATTGTGCGGAGTGCCCCTTTAATGCCGCAACTTCGGGCCATTGCCGACTGCTTTATTTTTGCCTGCTATACCGGACTTGCCTATCAGGACCTAAAGGATCTGAGCCCCGAAAATCTACAGGTAAAGGAAGGTAAACGCTGTATTGTCGGCAATCGCAATAAAACGGGTACCGAGTATATAGTACCCGTAACCCCGATTGTAAATGAATTGATGGTCAAATATAACGGCGTTAAACTTCCATTGCCTTCCAATCAGCGGTACAATACCTATCTGAAAGATATCATGTTTTTGCTTGGCATTAAGAAGCGAATCACGACCCACACAGCCCGAAAAACCTTTGCTGACTGGTGTATCAATGAAATTATGATGAGTGATGAGGCAACCATTGTTGCAATGGGACAGAAAGACCCCAAAGAGCTCACGCCTTATCGAAAAATTAAATCAAAGCGACTGATTTCTGAGTTCCCTAAAGACCTACTGATGGAATAG
- a CDS encoding helix-turn-helix domain-containing protein, with the protein MAYSSRVYMQHHGQTFLVEIEGDSLYLVVQNEDSSFKRLGPSAQITSAPMLDPVVFPTQPHYEGVLNTGHRYSVWENGGAAYKDARKEREALVKYLIDKLLDKVIDLFPGNKKVQYTDPVQQEVDSERLKSIRSNLGLTQEQFGEFLGNSAKRTVQDWESGVRKIPSTVVEILRLKGQL; encoded by the coding sequence ATGGCTTACTCATCACGTGTCTACATGCAGCATCACGGGCAAACGTTTTTGGTTGAAATTGAAGGTGATTCGCTCTATTTAGTCGTTCAAAATGAAGACAGTTCGTTTAAACGATTAGGGCCATCTGCTCAAATAACCAGCGCTCCCATGCTTGATCCTGTCGTGTTTCCTACTCAACCCCATTACGAGGGCGTTTTAAATACAGGACACCGCTATTCTGTATGGGAGAACGGCGGAGCTGCCTACAAAGATGCCAGGAAAGAGCGTGAGGCATTGGTTAAGTATCTAATTGACAAATTGCTTGACAAGGTCATTGATCTTTTCCCGGGCAACAAGAAAGTACAATACACCGATCCCGTTCAACAGGAAGTTGATAGTGAACGTTTGAAAAGTATTCGTAGCAACCTCGGATTAACTCAGGAACAGTTTGGCGAGTTTCTGGGCAATTCAGCAAAACGCACCGTTCAGGATTGGGAGTCCGGAGTTAGAAAAATTCCCTCCACCGTTGTTGAAATCCTTCGCTTAAAGGGGCAGTTATAA
- a CDS encoding TatD family hydrolase codes for MILIDTHAHIYDQQFADEQKAMLERAEMQQISQIWMPNCATETIPGMMDLAGQYPDRCLPMMGLHPAYVNDTFEQELAVVNEQLNKTAFMAVGEIGLDFYWDMTYVDQQFVAFESQLRWASEQKLPVSMHTRSGHDRNAFAEAADLIEKLALPNLTGIFHCFVGTLDEANRAIELGFKLGIGGVCTFKNGGLDKVLPHISLEHLVLETDAPYLAPVPHRGKRNEPAYIRLIAQRIADIKQVHIDDVARHTTANAVSLLPALYANLLPGN; via the coding sequence ATGATTTTAATTGATACCCACGCTCATATTTATGATCAGCAGTTTGCCGACGAGCAAAAAGCGATGCTTGAGCGGGCCGAGATGCAACAGATTAGCCAAATCTGGATGCCAAACTGTGCTACTGAAACAATACCCGGTATGATGGACCTTGCTGGCCAATACCCCGATCGTTGTTTGCCCATGATGGGTTTGCACCCGGCTTACGTGAATGATACGTTCGAGCAGGAGCTTGCCGTTGTTAATGAGCAGCTGAATAAAACGGCGTTTATGGCTGTTGGCGAAATCGGGCTGGATTTCTACTGGGATATGACTTACGTAGATCAGCAGTTCGTGGCGTTCGAAAGCCAATTGCGCTGGGCCTCCGAACAGAAATTGCCGGTTTCGATGCATACCCGATCAGGGCATGATCGAAACGCCTTTGCCGAAGCTGCCGATTTGATTGAAAAGTTAGCCTTGCCAAATTTGACGGGCATTTTTCACTGCTTTGTCGGTACCCTTGATGAAGCCAACCGAGCCATTGAGTTAGGCTTTAAGCTAGGCATTGGGGGAGTGTGTACCTTCAAGAATGGAGGACTCGACAAGGTGCTTCCTCATATTAGTTTAGAACACCTCGTTCTGGAAACCGACGCGCCTTATCTGGCTCCTGTTCCCCATCGCGGAAAACGCAACGAACCTGCTTACATTCGACTTATTGCCCAGCGAATTGCCGACATCAAGCAAGTACACATTGATGATGTTGCCCGGCATACAACCGCTAATGCCGTATCGTTATTGCCTGCTTTATATGCCAATTTGCTTCCTGGCAATTAG